A genomic region of Lachnoclostridium edouardi contains the following coding sequences:
- a CDS encoding cysteine-rich VLP protein, with protein sequence MSNNSRELTGREKQRIKKLVTSLCANYDKEYGCLPLDCDCPMLGICFTNSALCRYFRKSVLPEDAGLEAVFTQIPTTHCKQCGKPFPTDGKRVYCSQHCAEEARRKQTAARVRKYREKQQQM encoded by the coding sequence ATGTCAAACAATTCTCGTGAGCTGACAGGCAGGGAGAAGCAACGGATTAAGAAGCTGGTTACTTCTCTCTGTGCCAACTACGACAAAGAGTACGGCTGCCTGCCATTGGACTGTGACTGTCCAATGTTGGGTATCTGCTTTACCAACAGCGCACTATGCAGATATTTCCGCAAGTCTGTCCTGCCGGAAGATGCAGGGTTGGAAGCCGTATTCACGCAAATACCGACCACTCATTGCAAACAATGCGGCAAGCCGTTCCCAACTGACGGAAAACGGGTGTACTGCTCACAGCACTGCGCCGAAGAAGCTCGCCGTAAGCAGACCGCAGCAAGGGTGCGTAAGTACCGAGAAAAACAACAACAGATGTAA
- a CDS encoding transposon-encoded TnpW family protein: MAKNENNNFSYMTRRIGGTTYKVKVVFSDTEKETMEDKILRMIHNETVTTGGTCSIIDSPQMSRQSERSAS; the protein is encoded by the coding sequence ATGGCAAAAAACGAGAACAATAATTTTTCTTATATGACTCGCCGCATTGGCGGCACCACCTATAAAGTTAAAGTAGTATTCAGCGATACAGAGAAAGAAACAATGGAGGATAAAATTTTACGGATGATTCACAATGAAACGGTTACAACTGGCGGAACTTGTAGTATAATAGATTCACCACAAATGAGCCGACAGTCTGAAAGGAGCGCATCATGA
- a CDS encoding recombinase family protein, with amino-acid sequence MSVKQTEGKITALYERLSRDDELAGDSNSIINQKKYLEGYAEQQGYVNIVHYTDDGYSGGNFNRPAWKRLIADIEAGKVAHVIVKDMSRIGRDYLQTGFYTEIMFREHGVHFVAISNSVDSNDQNSNEFAPFLNIMNEWYLRDLSRKQKTAIRIKGESGKPTTNIAIYGYKKDPADKYHWLIDEEAAAVVRRIFRMNVEGIGPYEIARILYEDKVETPAVYLGKKGIGFWKSKEDFSSPYNWSGHIVGKILSKPEYIGHTVNFRSHKESYKDKSSVPNPQEEWLIVENTHEAIIDKETWELVQKLRKTPRRKDTLGEANPLTGLVFCADCGAKMYNHRFKGDLENGNYPYDSYECSAYKLESRKHKDVCCSHYISTKSIRTLILETIQAVSTFAISNQQEFMEKVRAASKLRQKEEAKEIKRTLSRERKRAKELDVIIKKLYESFAVGRISEERFDSLLEEYETEQKQLLSSVESAEQQLSAFEEDTVRMEEFLSLAKKYTDFSELTTPMINEFVDKVLVHAPEKIDGDRVQEIEIYLKFIGRFDLPEPELTEEEIKRQEQLRRHRIKSRERYQKIKAGEHIIGEPFQLICKCCGKTFESKMSNAMFCDQNCRAKYYRQEAAKKRERKCTCENCGTVFITNRKNAKYCCESCMKKANQKRQQELRATNKNKEKTA; translated from the coding sequence ATGAGCGTAAAACAGACTGAAGGAAAAATCACAGCTTTATATGAAAGACTGTCCCGTGATGATGAGTTGGCTGGGGACAGCAATTCAATCATCAATCAAAAGAAATATCTGGAAGGCTACGCTGAGCAACAGGGCTACGTTAATATTGTCCATTATACCGACGACGGTTATTCCGGTGGAAATTTTAACCGCCCGGCATGGAAGCGTCTGATTGCCGATATTGAAGCCGGAAAAGTGGCTCATGTGATAGTAAAGGACATGAGCCGAATCGGCAGAGATTATTTGCAAACTGGATTTTATACGGAAATTATGTTTCGTGAGCATGGAGTCCATTTTGTGGCAATTTCTAACAGTGTAGACAGTAATGACCAGAATAGCAATGAGTTTGCCCCATTTCTTAACATTATGAACGAGTGGTATTTGCGTGATCTAAGCCGCAAGCAAAAAACAGCAATCCGCATCAAAGGCGAGTCCGGAAAGCCAACCACCAACATTGCCATTTATGGATATAAAAAAGATCCGGCAGACAAGTATCACTGGCTGATCGATGAAGAAGCTGCTGCGGTTGTCCGCAGGATATTCCGCATGAATGTGGAAGGCATTGGTCCTTATGAGATTGCACGAATTTTGTATGAGGACAAGGTGGAAACACCTGCTGTTTATTTGGGCAAAAAAGGAATTGGTTTCTGGAAAAGCAAGGAAGATTTTTCAAGCCCTTATAACTGGAGCGGTCATATTGTCGGGAAGATTTTATCTAAACCGGAGTATATCGGTCATACCGTAAATTTCCGTTCCCATAAAGAATCCTATAAGGACAAGAGCAGTGTCCCTAATCCGCAGGAAGAATGGTTGATTGTTGAAAATACCCATGAAGCGATTATTGACAAGGAAACATGGGAACTGGTACAGAAATTGCGGAAAACTCCAAGACGCAAAGATACTCTTGGGGAAGCCAATCCTCTGACAGGACTTGTATTCTGTGCTGATTGTGGGGCGAAGATGTATAACCACCGATTCAAAGGCGATTTGGAAAATGGAAATTATCCTTATGATTCTTACGAGTGTTCCGCTTATAAACTGGAATCCAGAAAGCATAAAGATGTTTGTTGCAGCCATTATATTTCAACAAAATCAATACGGACACTGATTTTGGAAACCATTCAGGCGGTCAGCACATTTGCTATTTCCAATCAACAGGAATTTATGGAAAAAGTTCGTGCGGCATCGAAGCTCAGACAAAAAGAGGAGGCAAAAGAAATCAAAAGAACGCTGAGCAGAGAGCGCAAGCGGGCAAAGGAATTGGATGTCATTATAAAAAAGCTTTATGAATCCTTTGCAGTCGGACGCATCTCCGAAGAAAGATTTGACAGCCTGCTGGAAGAATATGAAACGGAGCAGAAACAGCTTCTTTCTTCTGTCGAAAGTGCAGAACAGCAGCTATCTGCTTTTGAAGAAGATACCGTTCGGATGGAGGAGTTTCTTTCACTTGCGAAAAAGTATACTGATTTTTCAGAACTGACTACACCAATGATCAATGAATTTGTTGACAAGGTTCTTGTTCATGCACCGGAGAAGATTGATGGAGATCGGGTGCAGGAGATTGAGATTTATTTGAAATTTATCGGACGCTTTGATTTGCCTGAGCCAGAATTGACGGAAGAAGAAATAAAACGGCAGGAACAGCTTCGGAGACACCGGATAAAGAGTCGGGAGCGCTATCAGAAAATCAAAGCTGGAGAACATATCATTGGAGAGCCGTTTCAATTAATTTGTAAGTGCTGCGGAAAAACATTTGAATCCAAAATGTCCAATGCTATGTTTTGTGACCAGAACTGCCGTGCGAAGTATTACCGGCAGGAAGCGGCGAAAAAAAGAGAACGAAAATGTACTTGTGAAAACTGTGGAACTGTTTTTATCACAAACAGAAAGAATGCGAAATATTGCTGTGAGTCCTGCATGAAAAAAGCAAATCAGAAAAGACAGCAGGAACTCAGGGCAACAAATAAAAACAAAGAGAAAACAGCATAA